TGAGTTATAAATATCGAATAtttgttgcaaaataaaatttctcctttttatatatatccatcatttttattcaaacagCACTGTCCGCTTCTATCAAACCTTTACAGAATATCCAGTCCTTTAGAAAAATTCTACAacgtatagaaataaataaatcgtttaGCTCATATATCTTAACTAGATAGACTTGTCAAACGTCGCAAAATATGTaagacttaaaaataatttaagacttGAAAGTTATTGGAATTactctctatatatattttttttaatttaaatattttaaaacaaaaacttttaTCCGCCAgtgattaaaaacaaattcaaattttttattgctcgaACCTATGTATAACACCTATGTGCACCTATGTATAAATTTAGCCAGGTAGtcgagcaataaaaaatttgaatttgttaaatattttaatttaaataaataaatatatatatatatatatatatatatatatatatatatatatatatatagatgcaGTGGCTCGCAGTATCTAAATATTCGCGCGTTCCAAAACCCATCcaaaaaaagtgttgcaacCTTTCCGTGAACGAtcaaaatgaatttatttatgaagaaAAAGGTGGGGATTTCTTAGCTGAGCGCCAATGGAAACCCAGTTAACGCACTTTTTCGTTCATAAACGAATTCGTTTCATAACAAATGATTTCGAGAATTAGGTATACCTATCTCTAGGTATACCCTGGGGCTACGGTTCGATTCACGCTCACAGCGCTGAAAGCATCGCTCTATCTTCGTTTGATATTCGACGTGCAACGAAGACAGAATGATGCTTGGTTCCCGATTGGCGGCTGGTGCGCATTCGCAAGATACGCATCCTTCTCTTGTCAGGGCTGCGTTCAAAAACGTCACCCGAGTGTACTCAGCGAGTTAGAAGGAGAAGGGAGTATACCCGTGTATACCcgggtgacgtttccgaacgcagcccaGTGCTGTGCCACAGTGTGCTTACATACGCCTGCTTACACCGTGTGATCAGTGTATCACTGTATCAGTGATAATTGGCGTGTGAGggaggaaggaggaggagCACGTTGGTCCCCACGTCCATCGGTTCATTGCGTTCAATTGCGCTACGCTTTGTGTATGTCGTTCGTCGCGTTCGTTGGTGATAAGCCTCTCAATTCCCGCTCCTTGTCTCGACGACGATACGCAGGGCAGGGAGTACCTCGCGCGTTTTCACGGTGCGTACCAACGACGACCCGTCGTCGCCCGTCCTCGTTTCGTTCATTGAGAAACACGGCTATGGCGTCGTCCGATCAACCGATCAACATTGTCGCAGATCCAGCAGCACCTAACGTCGGAGAAACAACGGAGAGTACCAAGGAGTAAGTCCCTTTTGTAAAGAGCACGTGTCGCGTTACTCGGTAATCCGACGTCCGCTCTTGCGTCATGTGGATATAGGATTAGGAAGCTCTAGGAAGGAccctatatttaattataaatcgccCTTGCAACGCAGGAATTCGCTGTAAAATTACCCTTGTAGCTGCCCTTGAAGCGTAGACGATTTGAATATCCACTGTGCTTTGTCTTTTCACATGCGTAGGCGGTCTATTTATTCTCCGACTAGTACCTATTAGTATTCGCAAGAATGACAAGGTTGAACGAGGGTGACACAACAAgtttgaattttgaaagtagAGAGATGCTTGGGATGtctaattaaaagaaagagtcatatataaatttgtatacatataaatgcgCATGCTTGATGCTGCATATAGTATCAGCTttgtaatatacaattttatgttatatttcttattaatgtaatacttattagtatttttattcatatgcAATATTTACAGTTTGGCAGAATCGAAAAAGGAAGCTGCTAATGAGCATTATTCACAAAAACAGTACAAGAAAGCATTGGTCGGTTATAATGAAGTTATTGGTGAGTATTTCTTGCGGTATTACATAAGTATGTACTATTTTTGGTTTAATACATTGACTGTTTCTATTATAACTTTCTATTAGGTAACTTTGCCCCTGatgctatttttatatcagcgtattattttaatgcgttattcaattatgtttatttttctttcgaaacttgcaataaaattttattttttccttcaaaTAATTGAATTCATGAATAATTGATTCAATCTTTTATAGATTGCGAATCTATAGATTACGAATTAATTCGGCAGTCAGCATGTTAAAcggaaaaaaactaattttctaACGATATTGAGCTCTATTTTGAGAATTTTAcactcttattattataagtaattataatgaaTCAAAATGTTTCAGAGTTGTGTCCTGATGTATCGCGTTACTATGGTAATAGAGCAGCATGTTACATGATGCTCGGACAATACCGAGATGCATTGGCAGATGCTAAAAAATGCATTGAGCTAGAGCCAACATTTTCTAAGGTATGCTAATAGCTCTATCTGTTAATCATATGAATGAATAAACTTACTTTTTGTCCAATAAACTTATCTTTTGTCCATATTTATTTCTAGGCGTACGTAAGAATGATCAAGTGCTATTTGATTTTGGGAGACATTCTAGAAGCTGAGAccacattaaaaaatttgcacgAATTTGATACTAATAACGAGTCAACATCTGCAGAACAAAAAGACAtagaatatgtaaaaaaattcctCAAGGATGCTGACGCTGCCTACAGTGCTAGGGATTATCGTAAGGTAAAGAATTTGTTCTGAtaacattttcatatttataaacgatgaactgttaattaaataattattggatTTTGTGTCCCCTGTAGGTTGTATATTGCATGGATCGCTGCTGTGACATAAGTACATCTGGAACACGTTTTAAGCTGACCAAAGCAGAGTGTCTAGCTCTTTTAGGAAGATATCAGGAAGCCCAGGATATTGCAAGGTAAATTGCCTTGCTAAatcgagaatatatataatagttattcatataaatatatatatatatattaattttattttacttcagTGATGTTTTACACATCGATAAACAAAACGCCGAGGCGATATACATTCGTGGAATGTGCTTGTATTTCCAAGATGATGTTGATAGAGCCTTTACACATTTCCAACAAGTACTGCGACTTGCTCCAGATCATGTCAAAGCATTAGAAATATACAAAGTAAgaagagaaacagaaaaattttttctaatttatattaagtattatgatgtattttaattccatacatttttctttttttttattatagagaGCAAAATGtttgaagaagaagaaagaagagggTAATGCAGCATTTAAAAGAGAACAGTATCAAGAGGcttataatctttataatgAAGCCTTAACAATTGATCCGCACAATATCATGACTAATGCTAAGTTGCATTTTAATAAGGCAACAGCTGCAGCTAAGGTATTACATCAtactttctttcaaaattgatAGGGctgcataaatatttattgttcttTTTTAGTTAGGAAAGTTGAATGAATCTGTAGCAGAATGCACAGAAGCTCTAAAGCTCAacgacaattatttaaaagctCTTCTGAAAAGAGCGAGTATTTATATGGAACTCGAAGAATTTGAAGAGGCAGTTCGTGATTTCGAAAAAGCGTGTAAAATGGATAAGACTAATCGTGGTATGAATCgcttctttattaatttcaacataTGGTATAATGAAGCATCAATAACAGATTGTATGCTATTATAAGATATgctttatatatctttttataattttctcagaAACGAAACGGTTACTCGGAAAAGCTAAATTGCTATTGAGGAAATCCAAAAGgaaagattattataagattTTGGGTATTGATAAAAATGCATCTACTGAAGACATCAAGAAGGCTTATAGGAAACGAGCTTTGGATCATCATCCAGGTaaggaataaatatttgttgaaaaattaatataattataaacgtgACTTCATATcgttatactttatattttatagatcgTCATGCTAACGCCAGCgaaggagagaaaagagagcaAGAAAAGAAGTTTAAGGAAGTCGGAGAGGCTTACGGTATTCTCTCAGATCCCAAGAAACGATCTCGCTATGATCGTGGTCATGATCTAGATGATAACGAAGGTGGTTTCCAAGGTTGGTATTTCTACCTTTTTCTATGTACACAAGCGTAATTAatacatcatatattttattactgttaatatcactttattattgttaatattatgtatttatatattttccatctctttttttccagaTATGGATCCGAACGCAATGTTCCACTTCTTCTGTCAAGATGGAGGGTTTCAGTTCCAATTTCATGATGGTTTCCCTAGTAGTAACGCTTTTCAGTTCCAGTTTCCAGGTTAATgatgtttttaaaaactcaTGATATGATACGGTGTATCTAACTGTGTATATGGTATTCGAGTCTGTTTCAGTAAATATACCTCATCgaatttttcgaatatttaaGCTCACGATGCAATGTAGTATCATTttgcgttttattattttgaagttGATGAACGTAAGGATTCGTCTGAACGATTgatacgtatatttatttcaatataacaaagttgtatatataacattcatgattttattatactcgTATATTACGATACGATAGattttcgatttaatataAGCGAAAGAACATTAAGGTTAATCGTCGAAGTACAACAGGCATTTTCGAAGCCTGCAACACGCTTGTACCTGACGAAACCTTTGCGAAtagataagaaaagaaaatatccaTTAGATTGATAGATGAAATATTCTTATCGAGaagtctattttattttttaattgaaatctCTAGACAACTGTCTTGTCATCATTACATTGTAGGTATTATATTGATCTGCAAAAGACTACAGCTTTAGTTTTCACTTATCAATCGCTGGAATTGTTTTAAACAGttcgttaaaatttaaaatcgaGAGTTTACTATAATTTTACTGACTGCTACGAAGTAAGTATATGATGTGTAATCGTTAACGAAATATTGTGTTTCGTAGACTTTGTGCCCGTATAACGTATACCTGCTGGTTCCATATCTGTTTCTACAAATAAAAGCAAGATACGACTGTCTTACTGTAAAGTAATTGAACGGTATAAATTCCGTACATGATATGAATCCCATACATTTATCTTGCGACGATACACGCGCTTAATATAATCGttctcaaataattataaaagttataagaatatattgttTCTATCTACAATGTATTCATTCCATAGATCtttctacaaatatataaattataatacattttgcttttattcAATTGTACGAATTGACTTTCCTGATATTATCCTGAATTCatcaacttttttattttccacataaaatattaattctgttgGAAAGTATTATACTaagatgttaaaataaaagcagaaaataTTAACTGTCTGTACAGTATGTCGATAAAATTTAGTATccgtaaatttaattttttatataaatgtatatttaatttttgttcctatatacatgtgtatatacatatatatatgtacgtgttTTATCTCAAACAACCTTTCATGTTTCAATGACATTTCGCGATAAACCAGCGAGGGATACATTGCCGCTGTAGGAGGGTTTGCTTTCACTTCGTCATCTCCCGCGGGAAACGCTGAGATGTGGTTTTTCCTCCATTCTCAGCCTACGCCAATTCAAGGGATTCATTCACAACACGGttactttttatcatttaccTTATTGAGACTTGTCATGTCATGATCGTCACACTCGATACGCATGCGACGTTGAAAAGtcataaataatcaattattccCGGCGATGTAGGCTTCAATAGCAAAAAGTTGGAGTAAAGAATATAACGAGTTTCGGAACCAATGTTCGTTGTTTTATCTCAATCATTCgcattgtgtgtgtgtgacaaaaataaaaattttattttataatgtaatcaaTATAAGAGTTCAAATATGCTAttgatttgtaaattttattttgctgacttggaatttttatttgttagatcttttttaatgaaaatgaaagaaagaaagagtcgCCATACACAAAAGATACAcactcccctctctctcttcaatagaatttaactttataatataaaaatctgttgaaataaaatctacttggaagaaaagagaagttGCTTTGCACAGTTTTAAGTTAAGTTTTAAACTAGGTCTTATAGTTTACGTTTAAATAAtcatttgttaaataataattctactGTATCATTACGCTCATTGATACATACTGtcatttgttaatatattaacaaaagatAGTCTATGAGAACTAGATTATAACATAGGATATTTATGAGTACCATTGGATGTCTACGGTGTTCTGCTCTCTAGCAGGTAGCTGAAAATGTACCGACGTGACAGCGAAGGACGTGGACGACACTTCTTTCCGAGACCACGTGGTAGC
The Temnothorax longispinosus isolate EJ_2023e chromosome 7, Tlon_JGU_v1, whole genome shotgun sequence DNA segment above includes these coding regions:
- the Tpr2 gene encoding dnaJ homolog subfamily C member 7 gives rise to the protein MSFVAFVGDKPLNSRSLSRRRYAGQGVPRAFSRCVPTTTRRRPSSFRSLRNTAMASSDQPINIVADPAAPNVGETTESTKDLAESKKEAANEHYSQKQYKKALVGYNEVIELCPDVSRYYGNRAACYMMLGQYRDALADAKKCIELEPTFSKAYVRMIKCYLILGDILEAETTLKNLHEFDTNNESTSAEQKDIEYVKKFLKDADAAYSARDYRKVVYCMDRCCDISTSGTRFKLTKAECLALLGRYQEAQDIASDVLHIDKQNAEAIYIRGMCLYFQDDVDRAFTHFQQVLRLAPDHVKALEIYKRAKCLKKKKEEGNAAFKREQYQEAYNLYNEALTIDPHNIMTNAKLHFNKATAAAKLGKLNESVAECTEALKLNDNYLKALLKRASIYMELEEFEEAVRDFEKACKMDKTNRETKRLLGKAKLLLRKSKRKDYYKILGIDKNASTEDIKKAYRKRALDHHPDRHANASEGEKREQEKKFKEVGEAYGILSDPKKRSRYDRGHDLDDNEGGFQDMDPNAMFHFFCQDGGFQFQFHDGFPSSNAFQFQFPDFVPV